The stretch of DNA CATCATGCGCTTCGCCGTTCGCGCGATCGCCCGCGCATCTTCGGCGAGGTCTTGACGCTCCTCGGCGCCGGTCTCGATCGCCGCCGCGAAAGCGACAGTCGCGGTAAGGCACTGACCGAACTCGTCGTGCAGATCGCGTGCGAGGGCGCGGCGCTCCTCTTCCTGTACCTCGAACAGGCGCTTGGTCAGCGCCATCCGCTCCGTCGTCGTTTGGGCGAGACGTTCGGCGAGGTCATTGACCGCTCGCGCGATCAGGCCGAATTCACGTTCGCCGTACGCCGCAATCCGGTGCCGATAGTTGCCGCTCTCGAGATGTCGGAGCCCGTCGACGATGCGCCCGGTCGGCGCAAGAGCATGGAAAATGACAAACGCGGCAAGGAGACAAATCCCGATCGCCATGGAAACGGCAACCGTCAACACGACTGTAATCTGGCGCCAGGCTTGGCGAACGGCTGCCGAGGGCTCCGCCCTTGCAGTGACGATGGCGTGCCGCTCTCGGCTCGACACCCGAAGAGCGACGGACGCTTGCGGCCCAAAGAGACGATTGAAGGCAGTCGAGAACCAAGGCGGCGCTGGAGCGCCAACGCCTTCGATCTGGCTGCAAAGCGTATGCGGCTCCTCGGCGTTCCCAGAATACAGTGTGATGCAGACGCCAGGCGCGATGAGTTTCAGCGTGTCCAAGGTCTCCCATTCCGTGGGTGGCAATAGGAGCCTGTCATCGCGCAGCGTCCGCCGCCACAAGATTTCCCGCCAGAACAGATTTTCCAAGCCATGCACCACACGCTCGGCGGACGCATTTGTTTCAAAATCAATCGTGCGATGGGCGTCGACCATGACCCACGCCGCCGTGATCGAGAGGCAAAATACGACGACGCACGTCAATCTCAGGATCAAGCGTACGATCAATGGCATTTTGCTCTCCGTGCTCAAGAAGGAACTCTCTGCGCGATTAAGGAATATTCAAGTCCGCTGCCTCGCGCAATCGACGGCGACCTCACGACTGCAATATCGGGCAAATTGCCCAATCGGCTCGAGGCTAAACGCCGAAGCGCCCGACCGTCGAATGGCGACATATCCCGTGCGGTCCAACCGGAAATCGAGGAGAAGGATTAAGTGGAAATACTGCTCATA from Methylocystis parvus OBBP encodes:
- a CDS encoding sensor histidine kinase gives rise to the protein MPLIVRLILRLTCVVVFCLSITAAWVMVDAHRTIDFETNASAERVVHGLENLFWREILWRRTLRDDRLLLPPTEWETLDTLKLIAPGVCITLYSGNAEEPHTLCSQIEGVGAPAPPWFSTAFNRLFGPQASVALRVSSRERHAIVTARAEPSAAVRQAWRQITVVLTVAVSMAIGICLLAAFVIFHALAPTGRIVDGLRHLESGNYRHRIAAYGEREFGLIARAVNDLAERLAQTTTERMALTKRLFEVQEEERRALARDLHDEFGQCLTATVAFAAAIETGAEERQDLAEDARAIARTAKRMMATLRQALARLRSQDLEELGLEGSLVQLVSVWNAQSASKAVVHLDLMGDLDSVPQAISTSVYRIAQECVTNAIRHGDPREVYLRIERLPSNDGVVAMTVEDDGGGDPSRVCNSTGHGILGVRERVAAFGGKLSIGRAANGVKIAAQIPLRGLIASVTPEVAAA